The proteins below come from a single Alnus glutinosa chromosome 9, dhAlnGlut1.1, whole genome shotgun sequence genomic window:
- the LOC133878123 gene encoding serine/threonine-protein kinase UCN-like, producing the protein MDLPPAQPSPELDLDNLRALKVLGKGAMGTVFLVHDRTADPAARCPFALKVVEKASFHTKLDAERRARWEIRVLSRLSDPAHPFLPSLLGSSDSPEFLAWAVPYCPGGDLNVLRYRQNDRVFSPAVIRFYLAEIVCALDHLHRMGIAYRDLKPENVLIQHSGHVTLTDFDLSRSLAPSTVKTVISTPEAVEDPPELRRKHRSHLPRWISIVPESKHNNKNNNKKGLKKAKSARVSPVSRRRPSFSNGERSHSFVGTEEYVAPEVVRGDGHEFAVDWWALGVLTYEMLYGTTPFKGKNRKETFRNVLFKAPEFIGERTALTGLIGRLLEKDPTRRLGYLGGASEIKDHVFFRGVRWDLLTEVLRPPFIPSREEDEDEDSTDNVTASTGGVDIREYFQKLRSPPSIPPSPSSERHRTVSLSEF; encoded by the coding sequence ATGGATTTACCACCAGCACAGCCTTCGCCGGAGCTAGACCTGGACAACCTTAGAGCCCTCAAAGTTCTGGGTAAAGGCGCCATGGGCACGGTCTTCCTCGTGCACGATCGGACAGCGGATCCCGCTGCCCGCTGCCCCTTCGCTCTGAAGGTTGTCGAGAAGGCCTCGTTCCACACCAAGCTTGACGCGGAGCGACGGGCCCGGTGGGAAATCAGGGTCCTGTCCAGACTATCTGACCCGGCCCATCCCTTCCTCCCCTCCCTACTCGGCTCCTCCGACTCTCCGGAATTCCTCGCCTGGGCCGTCCCTTACTGCCCCGGCGGCGACCTCAACGTCCTCCGGTACCGTCAAAACGACCGCGTTTTCTCCCCCGCCGTTATCCGTTTCTACTTGGCCGAGATCGTCTGCGCTCTCGACCATCTCCACCGCATGGGCATCGCCTACCGCGACCTCAAGCCCGAGAACGTCCTCATCCAACACTCCGGCCACGTGACCCTCACGGACTTCGACCTCTCTCGTAGCCTCGCCCCCTCCACAGTCAAAACCGTCATTTCCACCCCCGAGGCGGTTGAGGATCCCCCGGAGCTCCGACGCAAACACCGGAGCCACCTGCCACGCTGGATTTCCATCGTCCCCGAGAGTAAGcacaacaacaagaataataacaAGAAGGGGTTGAAGAAGGCCAAGTCAGCACGTGTCAGCCCGGTGAGTCGACGCAGACCAAGTTTCTCCAACGGCGAGCGGTCCCACTCGTTCGTGGGGACCGAGGAGTACGTGGCGCCCGAGGTGGTTCGAGGGGACGGCCACGAGTTCGCCGTTGATTGGTGGGCTCTGGGGGTGCTCACCTACGAGATGCTCTACGGGACGACGCCGTTTAAGGGCAAGAACCGCAAGGAGACGTTTCGGAACGTGTTGTTCAAAGCGCCCGAGTTCATCGGTGAGCGCACAGCCCTCACTGGCCTGATCGGACGGTTGCTGGAGAAGGACCCCACCAGGCGATTGGGCTACCTCGGGGGCGCGAGCGAGATCAAGGACCACGTGTTCTTCCGCGGGGTCAGGTGGGACCTACTGACGGAGGTCTTACGGCCGCCGTTTATTCCGTCCAGAGAGGAGGACGAGGACGAGGACTCGACTGACAACGTAACGGCTTCCACCGGAGGGGTCGACATCAGGGAGTACTTCCAAAAATTGAGATCTCCGCCGTCGATCCCGCCGTCACCGTCATCCGAGCGTCATAGGACGGTGTCCTTATCAGAGTTCTAG